One genomic region from Spirosoma sp. KCTC 42546 encodes:
- a CDS encoding RagB/SusD family nutrient uptake outer membrane protein has product MNYIAKCLSFSLLLGTTMIACNTDFLNTKPLDKVSGDAVWSDRSLSEAFVTDVYNGIRDGLLDQMSFDCQTDNALYSFGKQDVNEANVSPSNTGTVKSTMEWQEMYARIRSANIALSKLAKPTFDNSGDLAGRMRGEMYFMRAYFYNQLLRYYGAVPIIKTPYTLDEPDFTIARNTYEECVNAIVTDLDSASTLLKGRSMAAGRATMGASMALKARVLLYAASDLHDIPTAKAKSSVIAGFAKPELLGYVSGDRTTRWKKAQDAAKAVMDLNLYGYKLNLTAPVTAAEGQQNYINLSLSQNGGETDGIFLKYYIRASNDDWGSWFPRNNQPNGYHGWTSSEPTQQMVDNYEMMDGTKFDWKNPTHAAAPYENRDPRFYASILYDGAQWKPRTPDGAGIDPAGQIQMGEYEVGTSAAPTKFSGLDTRNSTIENWNGTWTGYAIRKFFNTDVSIVDQNIRQEIPSIQIRYTEVVLNYAETCLMLGQEAEAKKWINAVRFRVGMPAITETGAALIARYQNERNVEMFLEDQRFYDVRRWMIAPTVLGQQARIISITGKLKPGKSVTTYKYSKENYNYTYSVQDLGTGKENRKWDDKIYFLPISRDEINRNNKLVQNPGYQ; this is encoded by the coding sequence ATGAACTATATAGCAAAGTGTCTATCGTTTAGCCTGTTATTAGGCACAACGATGATCGCCTGTAACACCGATTTCCTGAATACGAAACCGCTTGATAAGGTGTCGGGCGACGCTGTCTGGTCCGACCGTTCCCTTTCCGAAGCGTTCGTAACGGATGTGTATAACGGAATTCGGGATGGTCTACTGGATCAAATGAGTTTTGACTGCCAGACTGATAATGCCCTGTATAGCTTTGGCAAACAGGACGTTAACGAAGCAAACGTTAGCCCATCTAACACGGGTACGGTTAAAAGTACGATGGAATGGCAGGAAATGTACGCCCGGATTCGGTCCGCTAACATTGCCCTGTCAAAATTAGCCAAGCCCACATTTGATAATAGTGGTGATCTGGCCGGACGGATGCGCGGTGAAATGTATTTTATGCGCGCCTACTTCTACAATCAGTTGCTGCGTTATTATGGGGCGGTGCCCATCATCAAAACGCCTTATACGCTGGACGAACCAGATTTTACGATTGCCCGGAATACGTATGAAGAGTGCGTCAACGCCATTGTTACGGACCTGGATTCAGCTTCTACGCTGTTAAAAGGCAGGAGCATGGCCGCTGGCCGGGCTACGATGGGCGCTTCCATGGCCCTCAAGGCACGGGTACTATTGTATGCCGCCAGTGATCTCCACGACATCCCAACGGCCAAAGCCAAGTCGAGTGTAATTGCCGGCTTCGCTAAGCCTGAACTGCTGGGTTATGTGAGTGGCGACCGGACAACTCGCTGGAAAAAAGCTCAGGATGCAGCGAAAGCCGTAATGGATCTGAATCTGTACGGTTACAAATTGAACCTGACCGCTCCTGTTACAGCTGCCGAAGGGCAACAGAACTATATTAACTTGTCTCTGTCGCAAAACGGTGGTGAAACGGATGGTATTTTCCTGAAATACTACATCCGGGCATCCAATGACGACTGGGGTTCCTGGTTCCCGCGCAATAACCAGCCTAACGGATACCATGGCTGGACTTCCAGCGAACCAACCCAGCAAATGGTCGATAACTACGAAATGATGGACGGCACGAAGTTCGATTGGAAAAACCCGACCCATGCTGCAGCTCCTTACGAAAACCGCGACCCCCGCTTCTATGCCTCGATCCTGTACGATGGTGCACAGTGGAAACCCCGCACGCCCGATGGCGCCGGTATTGATCCTGCTGGGCAAATTCAAATGGGCGAATACGAAGTAGGTACCTCAGCCGCCCCTACTAAGTTTTCGGGCTTAGATACACGTAACAGCACAATCGAAAACTGGAACGGTACCTGGACAGGCTACGCTATTCGTAAGTTTTTCAATACCGACGTTTCTATTGTGGATCAGAACATCCGTCAGGAAATTCCGTCTATCCAGATTCGCTACACGGAAGTGGTGCTTAACTACGCTGAAACCTGTTTGATGCTGGGTCAGGAAGCGGAAGCCAAGAAATGGATCAACGCCGTTCGCTTCCGGGTGGGTATGCCCGCCATCACCGAAACAGGTGCTGCCCTAATAGCGCGCTACCAGAATGAGCGAAACGTTGAAATGTTTTTGGAAGATCAGCGTTTCTACGACGTTCGTCGGTGGATGATTGCGCCAACCGTACTCGGCCAGCAAGCCCGAATTATTTCGATCACGGGTAAACTCAAACCGGGCAAATCGGTCACGACCTATAAGTATAGTAAAGAAAACTACAACTATACCTATAGCGTACAGGATCTGGGCACAGGTAAAGAAAACCGAAAGTGGGACGATAAAATCTATTTCCTACCCATCAGTCGGGATGAAATCAACCGGAATAACAAACTAGTTCAAAACCCCGGTTACCAATAA
- a CDS encoding VCBS repeat-containing protein, protein MKLILRSIYSGLLLIACLWTNSCQDSSSDEHSNATDTPVLFTSLSPEQTGVTFSNNLTEGLNTNVLMYEYFYNGGGVAIGDLNGDGLEDIFFSGNMVPNQLYINKGGLQFTDVTATAGVAGREGPWRTGVSMVDVNGDGRLDLFVCYSGSLPPQKRIPQLFINDGPDAQGIPHFSDQTAQYGLDRPGQSTQATFFDYDRDGDLDLFLLNHNPRLLPILDPQATAAIMKQPNPEIGVRLLKNTGNHFDDVTEQSGLSSSVLSYGLGVGVADLNADGWPDLYISNDYGVPDYLYINNQGGRAGGPTFTNQLKNSIGHISHFSMGNDVADVNNDSRPDILTLDMLPEDNRRQKLLMAPDNYDKFDLSVQSGFHYQHMRNMLQINEGLMQGTAIRRARGATPLFSEMGQLAGVSNTDWSWSPLLADYDNDGWKDLYVTNGYVRDYTNQDFLKYMTDYMQNRPANFRREDVLELVHKIPSSNVVNYMFRNRGGEQADAVTFANVGTAWGLTQHSNSTGAAYADLDNDGDLDLVVNNTNQPAFIFQNEANKELHHHYLTVQLTGNGANTQGVGTKVTLYRKGKLQYVEQMPTRGYQSSMSPRLHFGLGTDPVIDSLRVVWPTGKEQLLTNVKADQMLTVQEKNAQSPGKTVPIAPSLFRPVQSPIAFTDPINKVNDFKRQTLLVNAQSFNGPCLAKADVNGDGREDVYVGGSIEQAGALFIQQAGSSFSRKAESAFEADKLSNDADAVFFDANADGFPDLYVCSGGYGNLLPGDPLLQDRLYLNDGKGNFSKSPSALPAMNTSAACVRVADVNGDGRPDLFVGGRVVPGRYPETPKSFLLINNSKGTGGQPTFSDQTAKLAPMLSTLGMVTDAAWVDLNADKKPELIVVGEWMPVIVLGVGNGGQLTEQTKTYFNKEYRGWWNKLLVDDFNGDGRPDLVVGNQGLNTQCRASDKEPAELIYKDFDNNGKIDPILCLYVQGKSYPHATRDELLDQLGMLRHRFTNYDSYSNATLDDVFTKEQLEGSSKLIANELKTTLFMNSPGGKLTEKALPLTVQESPIFTITSLDYDQDGRKDLLLCGNTAQARLRFGRADANYGLLLRGDGKGNFSAVPQQQAGFQLTGDVRSVLTVGSNLLFGINQQSLRTYQLAHP, encoded by the coding sequence ATGAAACTAATTCTACGTTCAATATACAGTGGCTTACTACTGATAGCCTGTCTATGGACGAACAGCTGCCAGGATTCTTCCTCCGACGAACATTCCAACGCTACAGATACTCCTGTCCTTTTCACCTCGCTATCGCCCGAACAAACCGGCGTTACTTTTTCCAATAACCTGACCGAAGGACTGAATACCAACGTCCTGATGTATGAATACTTCTACAATGGCGGTGGTGTTGCCATCGGGGATTTGAACGGTGATGGACTGGAAGATATTTTTTTCAGTGGTAACATGGTTCCTAATCAGTTGTATATCAATAAAGGAGGGCTACAATTTACCGATGTAACGGCAACAGCAGGTGTGGCCGGACGGGAAGGTCCCTGGCGGACAGGCGTGTCAATGGTCGATGTCAACGGCGATGGTCGACTTGACTTATTCGTCTGCTATTCAGGAAGTTTGCCGCCCCAAAAACGAATCCCCCAACTCTTCATCAACGATGGCCCCGATGCACAGGGCATTCCGCATTTTTCTGACCAGACGGCCCAATACGGCTTAGACAGACCCGGTCAGAGTACACAAGCAACGTTTTTTGATTACGACCGAGATGGTGACCTCGACCTGTTTTTGCTCAACCATAACCCTCGCCTGTTGCCCATACTCGATCCGCAGGCCACGGCGGCCATCATGAAACAACCGAATCCAGAAATCGGGGTTCGACTCTTGAAGAATACCGGCAATCATTTTGACGATGTTACGGAACAGTCTGGACTGAGCAGTTCGGTGCTAAGTTATGGCTTGGGGGTTGGCGTGGCCGACCTGAATGCGGACGGCTGGCCTGATCTTTATATCTCCAATGATTATGGTGTGCCCGATTACCTATACATCAATAACCAGGGTGGCCGGGCGGGGGGGCCTACCTTCACCAATCAGTTAAAAAACAGCATTGGGCATATATCCCATTTTTCGATGGGAAACGACGTGGCCGATGTAAACAACGACAGCCGCCCGGACATCCTAACACTCGATATGCTGCCCGAAGATAATCGGCGGCAGAAGCTGCTGATGGCTCCCGACAACTACGACAAATTTGACCTCAGTGTCCAATCAGGCTTTCATTACCAGCACATGCGCAATATGCTTCAGATTAATGAAGGGTTGATGCAGGGAACTGCCATACGCCGTGCTCGGGGCGCCACGCCTTTATTCTCCGAAATGGGTCAGTTGGCTGGTGTATCGAATACCGATTGGAGTTGGTCTCCCCTATTGGCCGACTATGATAATGATGGCTGGAAAGATTTGTACGTGACCAATGGGTACGTTCGGGATTATACCAATCAGGATTTCCTGAAGTACATGACCGACTATATGCAGAACCGCCCGGCCAATTTCAGGCGCGAAGATGTTCTGGAACTGGTGCATAAAATACCTTCCTCTAATGTCGTGAATTATATGTTCCGGAATCGTGGGGGCGAACAGGCCGATGCCGTTACCTTCGCGAATGTTGGCACAGCCTGGGGACTAACGCAGCATTCCAACAGCACAGGGGCGGCCTACGCCGACCTCGACAACGATGGCGATCTGGATTTGGTGGTTAATAATACGAATCAACCCGCCTTTATTTTTCAAAATGAGGCCAACAAAGAACTTCATCATCATTACCTAACTGTACAACTGACAGGTAACGGGGCCAATACTCAGGGCGTTGGCACCAAAGTGACGCTTTATCGAAAGGGTAAGCTACAGTACGTTGAGCAAATGCCAACCCGTGGCTATCAGTCCAGCATGTCGCCCCGGCTTCATTTTGGCTTGGGAACTGACCCAGTCATCGATTCTCTTCGTGTTGTATGGCCAACGGGTAAAGAGCAGCTACTCACCAATGTGAAAGCGGATCAGATGCTCACGGTACAGGAAAAAAATGCGCAGTCTCCTGGTAAAACGGTACCAATTGCCCCTTCCCTATTCCGGCCCGTACAATCACCGATTGCCTTCACCGATCCTATTAACAAAGTCAACGACTTCAAACGACAGACCCTCCTGGTCAATGCCCAGTCATTTAATGGACCTTGCTTAGCGAAAGCCGACGTAAACGGCGACGGTCGTGAGGACGTGTATGTAGGTGGGAGCATCGAACAGGCTGGCGCGTTGTTTATCCAACAGGCTGGTAGCTCGTTCAGTCGCAAGGCTGAGTCCGCCTTTGAGGCTGACAAATTGAGCAATGATGCCGATGCTGTTTTCTTCGATGCCAACGCTGACGGTTTCCCCGATCTTTATGTTTGTAGTGGTGGCTACGGTAACCTACTACCTGGTGATCCTCTTCTACAGGATCGGCTTTATCTGAATGACGGGAAAGGGAATTTCAGCAAAAGCCCCAGTGCCTTACCTGCAATGAACACCAGCGCAGCCTGTGTTCGGGTAGCCGATGTAAATGGCGATGGACGCCCGGATTTGTTCGTGGGTGGTCGGGTGGTGCCGGGACGTTACCCCGAAACACCAAAGAGCTTTTTGCTAATAAACAATAGTAAAGGAACAGGCGGTCAACCAACCTTTAGTGATCAGACAGCCAAGTTAGCACCCATGCTGTCTACGCTGGGCATGGTAACCGATGCCGCCTGGGTTGACCTGAACGCCGACAAGAAGCCAGAACTAATTGTTGTCGGCGAGTGGATGCCTGTCATTGTCTTGGGGGTCGGTAACGGAGGACAACTAACCGAACAGACGAAAACCTACTTCAACAAAGAGTACCGCGGCTGGTGGAATAAACTACTGGTAGACGATTTCAATGGCGACGGCCGACCTGACCTTGTCGTCGGGAATCAGGGGTTGAATACTCAGTGCCGCGCCAGTGACAAAGAACCTGCCGAACTGATTTACAAAGATTTCGACAACAATGGCAAGATAGATCCAATCCTGTGCCTGTATGTTCAGGGCAAAAGCTACCCCCACGCCACCCGCGATGAACTACTGGATCAACTGGGCATGCTGCGCCACCGCTTCACGAATTACGACAGTTATTCGAATGCAACGCTGGATGACGTCTTTACTAAAGAGCAATTAGAAGGCTCGAGCAAATTGATAGCAAATGAGCTAAAAACAACGCTTTTCATGAATTCGCCAGGTGGTAAGCTGACCGAGAAAGCCCTTCCTTTAACGGTTCAGGAATCCCCAATTTTCACCATTACTTCCCTGGATTATGATCAGGACGGGCGAAAAGATCTGCTTCTGTGCGGTAATACGGCACAAGCTCGCTTACGGTTTGGTCGGGCGGATGCCAACTATGGGTTGTTATTGCGGGGCGATGGGAAGGGGAATTTTTCGGCGGTGCCGCAGCAACAGGCGGGATTTCAACTGACGGGCGATGTGCGCTCTGTGCTAACAGTTGGAAGCAATTTGCTCTTCGGCATTAATCAACAGTCTTTGCGGACTTACCAACTCGCTCATCCATAA
- a CDS encoding amidohydrolase family protein, which produces MKKILIPILTLVALTSYGQNPAPAKPQTKAIALTGGTVHVGTGQVIPNGVVLFSNGVITNVVDGTTVKLNLTDVEVIDVSGKHVYPGIISPVSTVGLQETGAVRATVDKQEIGILNPNIRALIAYNTDSEIIPTIRNNGVLFSQATPQGGTISGSSSVMMSDGWNWEDAALKKDDGLWLNWPAYLARDFNLEDFSTIVRKNERRGPAIEALRATFADAKAYAALTNPTPMNLKLEAMKGIFTGKQNLYIRADYGKDIMEAVTFAKSLGVQKVVIVGGEEAYRVTAFLKENNIPVILSELHRLPNREDEDVDMPYRMPGILQKAGILVGLSYADGWWRTRNLPFLAGTAAGFGVTDREEALKMVTSNTAKILGIDNLVGTLEKGKQATLFVSAGDALDMRTNVIEQVFIQGRKVNLDDRHKRLYKTYKDKYEGK; this is translated from the coding sequence ATGAAAAAAATCTTAATTCCCATATTAACCCTGGTCGCGCTTACGAGCTACGGCCAGAACCCCGCTCCGGCTAAGCCGCAGACGAAGGCTATTGCGCTTACAGGTGGTACTGTACACGTGGGTACCGGACAGGTAATTCCCAACGGTGTTGTCCTGTTTAGCAATGGCGTCATTACAAATGTCGTAGATGGAACGACGGTTAAGCTCAATCTGACTGATGTGGAGGTGATCGACGTGTCGGGCAAGCATGTGTATCCGGGCATTATCTCTCCGGTATCAACGGTGGGTTTACAGGAAACCGGGGCCGTTCGCGCTACAGTCGATAAGCAGGAAATTGGTATTCTGAATCCCAATATTCGGGCCTTGATTGCCTACAATACGGATTCTGAAATCATTCCGACCATTCGAAATAATGGTGTGCTGTTTTCGCAGGCCACCCCACAAGGCGGTACCATTTCGGGAAGTTCGAGTGTCATGATGTCCGACGGCTGGAACTGGGAAGATGCTGCGCTTAAAAAAGACGATGGTCTCTGGCTCAACTGGCCTGCCTATTTAGCAAGAGACTTTAACCTGGAAGACTTCTCAACAATTGTTCGCAAAAACGAACGACGCGGCCCTGCCATTGAAGCGTTGCGAGCCACGTTTGCCGATGCTAAGGCTTATGCAGCGCTCACGAATCCAACCCCAATGAACCTCAAGCTGGAAGCGATGAAGGGCATATTCACGGGGAAACAGAATCTATACATCCGGGCCGATTATGGTAAGGACATTATGGAAGCCGTTACGTTCGCCAAGTCATTGGGTGTGCAGAAAGTAGTGATCGTTGGGGGTGAAGAAGCTTACCGTGTCACTGCGTTCCTGAAGGAAAACAATATTCCGGTTATCTTGAGTGAATTACACCGCTTGCCTAACCGCGAAGACGAAGACGTTGACATGCCCTATCGAATGCCGGGTATTCTGCAAAAGGCTGGTATTCTGGTTGGACTGAGTTATGCCGATGGCTGGTGGCGGACACGTAATCTGCCGTTTCTGGCCGGTACAGCCGCTGGTTTTGGCGTGACAGATCGAGAAGAGGCCCTGAAAATGGTAACCTCGAACACAGCTAAAATTCTGGGTATCGATAACCTCGTGGGTACACTTGAAAAGGGCAAACAGGCTACGTTGTTTGTTTCGGCGGGCGATGCGTTAGATATGCGGACTAATGTAATTGAACAGGTGTTTATTCAGGGTCGGAAGGTAAATCTGGATGATCGCCATAAGCGCCTTTACAAGACGTATAAAGACAAATACGAAGGCAAGTAA
- a CDS encoding amidohydrolase family protein — protein sequence MLKPLLTGLFAVGLTCSSLAQTTFPRNGVYDERPGLYAFTNATIIVDPQTTLQNATLLIRNGRVEAVGTAVSVPAGTVVTDLKGKRIYPALIDIDSDYGMPEITRAPGGGGRGGGGAPQYESNKKGAYYWNQAIQPENDASILFKANTAKADELRKLGFGAVLTHAHDGIARGTGSLVTLADDRENTLVLKPNITAHYSFSKGTSGQQYPNSMMGTVALLRQAMYDADWYKQAGSKEQENMSLAALNRTRSLPTIFEANDKLGILRADKIGDEFGIQYIIRSTGDEYQRLDEVKATGASLIVPLNFPQPYDVEDSWDADNVSLSELKHWEMAPLNAGRVAMANIPFALTTAGLRNKADFWANLRKAIESGLSEQKALEALTTVPAKLIHADDMLGTLQKGRVANFIITSGNLFSADNVIYENWMQGKQYIVANKNAADLRGTWNLTVGDRSNLKLNITGKTLDKPDYQIVVDTVKLTPKVTVAGDIISIQVQLDRRRPGTTRLTGYRTDTTIKGDGESPDGKAITWSAVRTGDAPASTTATSTSATSSTSAIASTTATAPGSITAATLLYPFVGMGNLKKPQAETVLIKNATVWTNEKDGILTSTDVLVEGGKISKIGKSLTVPANVKVVDGTGKHLTNGIIDEHSHIALLSINEGGQSSSAEVRMADVINPDDINIYRQLAGGVTTSQLLHGSANAIGGQSAIVKLKWGESADGMLIKGADGFIKFALGENVKQANYPNPNVLTRFPQSRMGVEQVYMDHFTRAKEYAKGWADYNKLTAKEKATAIAPHRDIELDALAEILAHKRFITCHSYVQSEINMLLKVADSLGFKVNTFTHILEGYKLADKMAKHGVGGSSFADWWAYKMEVHDAIPYNAALMHRQGVTVSINSDDAEMARRLNQEAAKTVEYGGIPEEDAWKMVTLNPAKLLHLDSKLGSIKAGKDADLVLWNAHPLSIYARPEITMIEGATYFSLKDEDAKRDALQAERARIIQKMLTAKAGGASTVRPNFRRARMFHCEDVEGVMAEEEEK from the coding sequence ATGTTAAAACCTCTCCTGACAGGGCTGTTCGCAGTCGGTCTGACCTGCTCCTCTTTGGCTCAGACGACCTTTCCGCGAAATGGCGTTTACGACGAACGACCGGGGCTATATGCCTTCACCAACGCAACCATTATTGTTGATCCGCAAACTACTTTACAGAACGCAACGCTTCTGATTCGCAATGGGCGAGTTGAAGCCGTTGGTACGGCAGTCAGCGTACCTGCCGGAACCGTCGTAACCGATTTGAAAGGCAAGCGAATTTACCCCGCTCTGATTGACATTGATTCCGATTATGGAATGCCTGAAATCACGCGTGCCCCCGGTGGTGGTGGCCGAGGGGGTGGGGGAGCTCCTCAGTATGAATCGAACAAAAAAGGAGCATATTACTGGAACCAGGCAATCCAACCGGAAAACGACGCCAGTATACTCTTTAAAGCGAATACAGCCAAAGCCGACGAACTTCGTAAACTAGGCTTTGGGGCTGTGTTAACGCATGCCCATGATGGTATTGCCCGTGGAACTGGATCGTTAGTGACGCTTGCCGATGATCGTGAAAACACGCTGGTGCTGAAACCCAATATAACCGCACACTATTCCTTCAGCAAGGGTACATCAGGACAGCAGTACCCAAACTCCATGATGGGTACGGTGGCGCTGCTCCGGCAGGCGATGTACGACGCCGACTGGTATAAACAGGCCGGTAGTAAAGAGCAGGAAAATATGTCGCTTGCGGCACTGAACCGTACCCGATCGTTACCCACCATTTTTGAGGCAAACGATAAGTTAGGGATTTTACGGGCCGACAAAATTGGTGATGAGTTTGGTATTCAGTATATTATCCGAAGTACGGGTGATGAATACCAGCGTCTGGATGAGGTGAAGGCTACGGGCGCATCGCTGATTGTTCCGCTGAATTTCCCACAGCCTTATGATGTTGAAGATTCCTGGGATGCTGATAACGTTTCTCTGTCCGAACTTAAACACTGGGAGATGGCCCCACTGAACGCCGGGCGGGTAGCCATGGCGAATATTCCCTTTGCACTGACAACCGCCGGACTACGCAATAAGGCTGATTTCTGGGCTAATCTTCGCAAAGCGATTGAAAGTGGTTTGTCGGAACAAAAGGCTCTGGAAGCTCTGACAACTGTACCCGCTAAGTTAATCCACGCGGACGATATGCTGGGTACCTTGCAGAAAGGTCGCGTCGCGAATTTCATCATCACATCCGGTAACCTATTCAGTGCCGACAATGTGATTTATGAGAACTGGATGCAGGGTAAGCAGTACATTGTTGCCAATAAAAACGCAGCCGATTTACGGGGAACCTGGAATCTGACCGTTGGTGACCGAAGCAACCTTAAGCTGAATATCACCGGCAAGACCCTGGATAAGCCTGACTACCAGATTGTAGTCGATACGGTTAAACTAACGCCTAAAGTAACGGTAGCCGGGGATATTATTTCGATTCAGGTTCAACTGGATCGGCGGAGACCAGGTACGACACGCCTGACAGGCTACCGTACAGACACGACAATCAAAGGGGATGGCGAATCGCCGGATGGAAAGGCAATTACCTGGTCGGCAGTTCGTACCGGTGATGCCCCAGCCTCCACAACAGCCACGTCTACATCCGCAACGAGTTCGACTTCGGCAATAGCCTCCACAACGGCTACTGCACCGGGTAGCATCACTGCGGCCACGCTACTGTATCCATTTGTGGGTATGGGTAATCTGAAAAAGCCACAAGCTGAAACCGTACTGATTAAGAATGCGACGGTTTGGACGAATGAGAAAGACGGTATCCTGACCAGTACAGATGTGCTGGTAGAGGGTGGTAAGATTTCTAAAATCGGTAAAAGTCTCACCGTTCCAGCAAACGTGAAAGTGGTGGATGGAACCGGTAAGCACCTGACCAATGGTATTATCGACGAACACTCACACATTGCGTTGCTGTCCATTAACGAAGGGGGGCAATCCAGTTCGGCGGAGGTACGCATGGCCGATGTAATCAACCCGGACGATATCAATATTTACCGCCAACTAGCCGGTGGGGTTACTACGTCGCAACTGTTGCACGGCTCGGCTAACGCCATCGGTGGGCAGTCGGCTATTGTGAAGCTGAAGTGGGGTGAGTCGGCAGATGGGATGCTCATCAAAGGTGCCGATGGGTTTATCAAGTTTGCCCTTGGCGAAAACGTCAAACAAGCCAACTACCCAAACCCGAACGTGCTAACCCGTTTCCCACAGTCGCGTATGGGCGTAGAGCAGGTGTATATGGACCACTTTACCCGTGCAAAGGAGTATGCGAAAGGATGGGCTGATTACAATAAGCTGACGGCTAAAGAAAAAGCCACGGCTATTGCTCCCCATCGGGATATTGAACTCGATGCATTAGCTGAAATTCTGGCTCACAAACGGTTCATTACCTGTCACTCCTACGTGCAGTCTGAAATCAATATGTTGCTGAAAGTGGCCGATTCACTGGGATTCAAAGTAAATACGTTTACCCACATTCTGGAAGGGTATAAGCTGGCCGACAAAATGGCGAAGCATGGGGTTGGTGGTTCGTCCTTTGCCGACTGGTGGGCGTACAAAATGGAAGTGCACGATGCCATTCCGTACAACGCGGCCCTTATGCACCGCCAGGGTGTAACGGTTTCTATCAACTCCGATGATGCCGAAATGGCCCGTCGGTTGAATCAGGAAGCAGCTAAAACGGTCGAATACGGTGGCATACCTGAAGAGGATGCCTGGAAAATGGTAACGCTTAACCCAGCTAAATTGCTGCACTTGGATAGCAAGCTAGGTAGTATCAAAGCCGGTAAAGATGCCGACCTGGTGCTTTGGAATGCCCATCCATTGTCTATTTATGCCCGCCCTGAAATCACGATGATTGAAGGAGCCACCTACTTCAGCCTTAAAGATGAAGACGCCAAGCGGGACGCTCTGCAAGCCGAACGTGCCCGGATTATTCAGAAGATGCTAACGGCTAAAGCCGGTGGTGCATCCACCGTTCGACCTAACTTCCGTCGGGCTCGTATGTTCCATTGCGAAGATGTAGAAGGTGTTATGGCTGAAGAGGAGGAAAAATAG
- a CDS encoding BamA/TamA family outer membrane protein: MKFCTQLLVGLLIFVGTPRCLAQMPLADTLASKNTRPVSQPAYHLQDVADLVKRWYPRLHITPHDSSTLQEGKRFVLVIPQVGYTLQTRALVAVLVNTPFRMPGANMSSMSGQLSYTQNNQIILTTNSMIWSRDNRFLWTSDWRLMHYPQATYGLGMYTSTDTRVVDMDYSYFRFYQSFLKRLAVNFYGGIGYYLDLHWNIDSYNNVREFTRISRYSAGVQGRSVSSGPAIHLLYDNRQNAINPTGGLYINAVFRANMSVLGSDDTYQSLLLEARKYLHLSPTTDNVLALWSYNAFTLDGDPPFLDLPSTGWDNTGNVGRGFIQGRFRGKNFLYGEAEYRFHITNDRLLGGVVFANAQTVTELGSGKFEKVLPALGGGLRIKMNKISRTNLSVDYGFGMDGSHGLFFNLGEVF, encoded by the coding sequence ATGAAATTTTGTACTCAATTGTTGGTGGGGTTATTGATTTTCGTGGGTACTCCTCGTTGCCTGGCTCAGATGCCATTGGCTGATACACTAGCCTCAAAAAACACTCGCCCCGTTAGTCAGCCTGCCTATCACTTACAGGATGTAGCTGATCTGGTAAAACGCTGGTATCCCCGATTGCATATTACCCCCCACGACTCATCTACACTACAGGAAGGTAAACGATTTGTATTAGTCATCCCTCAGGTGGGCTATACCCTGCAAACCAGAGCACTGGTGGCCGTTCTGGTCAATACCCCGTTCAGAATGCCCGGGGCCAATATGTCGTCGATGAGCGGCCAGCTCTCGTATACCCAGAACAACCAGATTATTCTTACAACCAATTCGATGATCTGGAGCCGGGATAATCGATTTCTATGGACCAGCGACTGGCGACTCATGCACTATCCACAAGCCACTTACGGACTGGGCATGTATACCTCTACCGACACGCGGGTTGTCGACATGGACTATTCCTACTTTCGATTTTATCAGAGTTTTTTAAAACGGCTTGCTGTTAATTTTTACGGAGGTATTGGGTATTACCTGGATCTCCACTGGAACATCGACAGCTATAATAACGTCCGGGAGTTTACCCGCATTTCCCGATATTCGGCTGGCGTACAGGGACGCTCGGTATCATCGGGACCAGCCATCCATTTGCTCTATGATAACCGCCAGAACGCCATCAATCCTACCGGTGGCCTATACATTAACGCGGTGTTTCGGGCCAATATGAGTGTTCTGGGCAGCGATGACACCTATCAGTCACTCTTACTGGAAGCCCGAAAATACCTTCACCTCTCTCCTACCACAGATAATGTGCTGGCCTTATGGTCGTATAATGCGTTTACCCTAGATGGCGACCCACCGTTTCTGGATTTACCAAGCACCGGCTGGGATAACACCGGGAATGTTGGCCGGGGGTTTATTCAGGGAAGATTCCGGGGTAAGAATTTCCTGTATGGTGAAGCCGAATACCGTTTCCATATTACCAACGACCGGCTGCTGGGCGGGGTCGTTTTTGCCAACGCCCAGACTGTTACTGAATTAGGGAGCGGAAAGTTTGAAAAAGTTTTACCCGCCCTAGGAGGTGGACTCCGCATCAAAATGAATAAAATTTCCCGCACCAACCTCTCCGTCGACTACGGTTTCGGGATGGATGGCTCCCATGGGTTATTCTTCAATCTAGGGGAAGTTTTCTGA